From Chromohalobacter canadensis, one genomic window encodes:
- the rpmB gene encoding 50S ribosomal protein L28, translating to MSQVCQVTGKRPVTGNNVSHSQRRTRRRFLPNLHTHRFWVEAEKRFVRLRVSSKGMRIIDKKGIEEVLSDIRKRGDRV from the coding sequence ATGTCCCAAGTATGTCAGGTTACCGGCAAGCGCCCGGTGACTGGTAACAATGTTTCTCACTCCCAGCGGAGAACACGTCGTCGCTTCTTGCCGAACTTGCACACCCATCGTTTCTGGGTGGAAGCCGAAAAGCGCTTCGTAAGGCTGCGCGTTTCCTCCAAGGGCATGCGCATCATCGACAAGAAAGGCATTGAAGAAGTGCTCAGCGATATTCGCAAGCGTGGTGATCGCGTCTAA
- the radC gene encoding RadC family protein, with the protein MGIRDWPEGERPREKLLTLGASVLSDAELLAIFLRVGVKGRSAVDLARDLLVAFGGLRPLLEAEQERFCAEHGLGEAKYVQLQASLELSRRHLGSLLERGGALTSPALVRQFLTSQLRHLPHEAFAALFLDTQHRVIRFETLSEGTLDSASVYPREVSRRALALNAGALIFAHNHPSGVAEPSDADRRITQRLKEALGLFEIRVLDHFVVGDGEVISFAERGWL; encoded by the coding sequence ATGGGGATCCGCGATTGGCCGGAAGGTGAGCGTCCGCGTGAAAAGTTGCTCACCCTGGGGGCGTCGGTGCTGTCGGATGCCGAATTGCTGGCAATCTTTCTGCGTGTGGGTGTGAAGGGGCGCTCGGCGGTGGATCTTGCGCGTGACCTGCTGGTCGCTTTCGGAGGTCTGCGGCCATTGCTGGAGGCGGAGCAGGAGCGCTTTTGCGCGGAGCATGGCTTGGGCGAGGCCAAGTATGTGCAGCTTCAAGCTTCGCTGGAGCTTTCTCGGCGGCACTTGGGGAGCTTGCTGGAACGTGGTGGTGCCCTGACTTCGCCGGCCTTGGTGCGCCAGTTCTTGACCTCGCAGTTGCGTCACTTGCCCCACGAGGCGTTCGCGGCATTGTTTCTGGATACGCAGCACCGCGTGATTCGCTTCGAGACGCTTTCGGAAGGCACGCTCGATAGTGCATCTGTCTACCCACGGGAGGTGTCGCGCCGGGCGCTGGCGCTCAACGCCGGGGCATTGATCTTTGCCCACAACCACCCTTCGGGGGTGGCAGAGCCAAGCGACGCCGATCGCCGGATCACCCAGCGGCTCAAGGAAGCGTTGGGGCTTTTCGAGATCCGTGTGCTGGATCATTTCGTCGTCGGCGATGGTGAGGTAATATCGTTTGCCGAACGCGGATGGCTGTGA